A window of Kribbella sp. NBC_00382 genomic DNA:
GGTACGAGCATCGCCAGCAGCCGATAGAGCGGTACTTCGAAAGCCGTGTGCGGACCAGGAGCCTTCAGCCAGACCGGGCCGGCAGTCGTGTCGGCGCGCAGCACAGTCCCCCACGCCCGGACCCGCGGCTGAGCCAACTCGCCCACGCGCTGGGTGCCGGCAGCCGCCAGCTGTTCGTCGAGCCAGGCTTGTGCCTGACTGAGCCACTCGTCAGAGGTCCACGTCGCAGCATCCACAGTCGGACCATGCCATGCCCCGGCCCAGATCGCCCGGCAATTACCGGCCTCCACCCTGATCCCTGCTCTCGAGTACTGCAGCCAGCTCCGGGCGGGAGTGGATGCCTAGCTTCGTGTAGACCTTCCGCAGGTGGTACTCGACCGTCTTGGGACTCAGGAAGAGGCTGGCCGCAACACTGCGGATGCTCTGGCCACCAGCGAGCAGTAGTGCGATCTGCCGCTCTTGTGGAGTCAGGTCATCCGCAGTACTGGGCTCGCGACGGCGTGCTGTCTCCCCTGTCGCCTTGAGCTCCGCAGCAGCCTGGTCAGCCCAACCAGGTGCGCCTAGCCGGTCGAAGGCCGCTACTGCTTCCCGTAGCTGCCCTCGGGCGTCCACTCTCCTTCTAGCCCTGCGCAGCCAGCCGCCATAGGCGAGGCGAGTGCGTGCGGTCTGGAAGACGTCCAGTGTCCGCGCATGCCACTCCAACGCCTCCTCGAACCGGTGCTCGTCATCCTCAACCAGCCCGAGCACCCGAGCAGCGCGCGCCTGTGCCCACGGCTGCCCTTTCTCCCCGGCCCGCACAGCGAATGCCCTTGCCACCCTTGTTGCTTCGTCGGCTCTCCCAAGTCGCAGGTAGACCTCCACCAACTCGGGCGCCGGCGACAGGTCGGGGTCCAGCACCCCCAGCGAAGCCAGTACCTCCGCCAAGCGCTCGTACTGCGGTAGCGCCTGCTGCGGATCGCCTTTGCCCAGCTCGAGATCGCCTAGCGCGAACAGCGCCCAGACCAGCCCGAGATGGATCTGCCGTTCCGCGCAGATCTCCATCGCTTCGGTCGCATTCGCCCGGCACTCCTTCTCGCGGCCTTGGTGGGCCGACAGCCACGCCAGGCCGGCCAGGTTGATCGCGAGCTCGGTCGTCTGCCCGGTCTCCCGGCTCAGCCGGACCCCTTCGTCGTACGACGTCGCTGCGTCGGCCCAGCGGTCGGTGGTGGCGTCGTCACGCGCCAAGTGGAAGAGCACGCCAGGTAGTACTCCTACTGCGACCTGGTCACGGCGTTCCCGCATCGCCTCTTCGATCAGTGCGCGGCCGGTGCCTGTCTCGCGCAGGAAGAGCGGCGCGAGCATCATCCAGATCTGCCGTCGCCTGTCGTGGTCCAGGGCGACCGATGGTGCCAGCGCGATGGCTTGGCGGATCTCCTCCGTACCACCGCTGCCCCCGAGTACCTTGGCGATGCCGCTGGCGAGTAGGCCGATGACACGGGTGCCTGGGCGCTCGACCTGCGGCAGTAGCTCGGTCAGGCCGGCTCCGGCCTTCAGCGCTGTCGATGCGTCGCCTAGACGGAAGCAGGCGCTCACTACGTCCGCGAGGAGGCCTACCGCTGCTTCCGGGTCGGTGGTCTCAGCTGCTGCGGCCATGAGGATGTCGCGGGCGCGTGCTGGGGATCCGCACTTCACTGCGATGTCGCCGCGCAACTCGTCCGCGTGGGTACGGACGGGTCCGGGCGGATCGAGGGTCAGCGCCTCGTTGAGGAGGTCGTCGGCCCGCTCGGCGATACCAGCGAACCAAGCAGCCTGACCGGCCGCTACCAGCCGCAGGGCGCGTGCGTTCGTAGTACCGGTGAGGCGGGCGGAGCGTTCGTAGGCGGTTGCTGCGACTGCATGTGCTCCTCTGTCGACGGCGTGGTCGCCTGCTAGCTCCAGTGCTGCGGCTACT
This region includes:
- a CDS encoding helix-turn-helix transcriptional regulator: MLIGRDTERRAIERLVAGARVGSSGVLLITGEPGIGKTALVTETAMLAAGLRVLTAQGTEAEQELPFGTLLQLLRPALGELPRIPAPQRDALAAALALRTTSVHTSPEERFAVGAAVLSLVCRYAEGAPVVVLVDDAQWVDLPSAEAILFAARRLVADPIGLVIAARSGEPHPLAQADLPELRLSGVGLAAAHELVGGLPVDLVASLHRTVAGNPLALLELARDPEQLQRVPPGVPVPVPALLAEAFTARADKLSDAAQRALLVASMEDGDLGVVAKACADLEVDIAVLAEGEQAGLIHLKDGRVEFRHPLVRSAIYASAEPAHRRAVHLAVANAVQDADRRAWHLSETVLGTDDAVAAALELAGDHAVDRGAHAVAATAYERSARLTGTTNARALRLVAAGQAAWFAGIAERADDLLNEALTLDPPGPVRTHADELRGDIAVKCGSPARARDILMAAAAETTDPEAAVGLLADVVSACFRLGDASTALKAGAGLTELLPQVERPGTRVIGLLASGIAKVLGGSGGTEEIRQAIALAPSVALDHDRRRQIWMMLAPLFLRETGTGRALIEEAMRERRDQVAVGVLPGVLFHLARDDATTDRWADAATSYDEGVRLSRETGQTTELAINLAGLAWLSAHQGREKECRANATEAMEICAERQIHLGLVWALFALGDLELGKGDPQQALPQYERLAEVLASLGVLDPDLSPAPELVEVYLRLGRADEATRVARAFAVRAGEKGQPWAQARAARVLGLVEDDEHRFEEALEWHARTLDVFQTARTRLAYGGWLRRARRRVDARGQLREAVAAFDRLGAPGWADQAAAELKATGETARRREPSTADDLTPQERQIALLLAGGQSIRSVAASLFLSPKTVEYHLRKVYTKLGIHSRPELAAVLESRDQGGGR